TTGTACGTACTCCTAGATGTCCAATATTGATAGCTGGAAATGAGGTTTGTTTTTCAAATGTAGGAATGTACTCGTTATCAATTCTACTTTTAGACATTTCTACAAAATCATCTCTATCTTCAACATTGTCGATAACAACCGAGTCATTGGATAAAGTGAATATTGCCACAATTTCATTCGTTCGAATATCTTTAGCGCAATATGCAGAAATATAGTGATGTTTAGTGCATAGATACATCTCCTCATGAAAGAAATGGTCTAGTTCTTCACAGCCACATGAAAAAGAGAGAACATTATTCATGTCCTCTCCGGTTAGTTTATTTATGGAAATATCAATATCCAAGGATTGGGTTTTTACCGCCATTATTAGCAATTATTCTTTTTGCAACACGGTTGATTCGCTGTGTTCTGGCTTCTATTGCCTTTTTTTCTTTAAGTGTGAGTTTACCGGATACACACTTGCGAAGATTGTCACGAAACTTTTCAACTTCGTGAACGGTCATTTTAGGATTAGG
The DNA window shown above is from Bacteroides faecium and carries:
- a CDS encoding GNAT family N-acetyltransferase translates to MAVKTQSLDIDISINKLTGEDMNNVLSFSCGCEELDHFFHEEMYLCTKHHYISAYCAKDIRTNEIVAIFTLSNDSVVIDNVEDRDDFVEMSKSRIDNEYIPTFEKQTSFPAINIGHLGVRTNIQSKGVGEQILDFVLYTFADYDVSGCQFITVDSLNNKRTNKFYVRNGFVNQTNSDSYNSTRRMYLPIQLFQPE